In the genome of Trueperaceae bacterium, one region contains:
- a CDS encoding GGDEF domain-containing protein has translation MPEATNRDFSGGAPEAPAAFEAWRLRLNAPRAAAAKAEEALAGELPPVGRVVALAALATSRLALDEPAAALEAAGAVRALCAQSAGTGPGRVGEAETEACLAGLRAAFLLGDAAAALDWGGEALALAQRHGLPRLAARAHNDLAAVYGSRGLLDVAVKYLDAGIALLEAAGEAVAPPLLNNLGNVYLDLGRHDEALGCFARSRKSFLLEGDRFGAAIARSNEGRCLARLARHDEATAALREALAWFTTLDNERYRAATLAKLAEVRSGAGDAEGAEALFSEALAGAAEGRDSFEPDIRASHGEFLIGAARFAEALAELESAAAAYRVAGNAVAATGTMRSAAAALAGLGRHAEAYGRLEAYVAERARDEAERSSQALALLVTQLELGLGETHEVNVVARRAVVEANRRLREQAARLEALSSTDDLTGLRNRRYLRERLEEAVAREDSDDVAVVLLDVDHFKAVNDAYSHVVGDEVLAQVAALLRGAFRSTDVLARWGGEEFMVLAPGSGKAAAAAAADGARRLVAGHDWAACAPGLRVTLS, from the coding sequence GTGCCGGAAGCGACGAACCGTGACTTCAGCGGCGGGGCGCCGGAGGCCCCGGCCGCCTTTGAGGCGTGGCGCCTACGCCTGAACGCCCCCCGCGCGGCAGCTGCCAAGGCCGAGGAGGCGCTCGCGGGCGAGCTCCCGCCCGTGGGGCGCGTGGTGGCTCTCGCTGCGTTGGCCACCAGTCGGCTCGCTCTCGACGAGCCCGCCGCGGCCCTCGAGGCGGCGGGCGCCGTGCGGGCGCTGTGCGCCCAGTCCGCCGGCACCGGTCCCGGCCGAGTGGGCGAGGCGGAGACGGAAGCCTGCCTGGCGGGCCTCCGGGCCGCCTTCCTCCTCGGCGACGCGGCCGCGGCGCTCGACTGGGGCGGCGAGGCGCTCGCCCTGGCGCAGCGCCACGGCCTGCCGCGGTTGGCGGCGCGGGCGCACAACGACCTCGCCGCGGTGTACGGCTCGCGCGGCCTGCTCGACGTGGCCGTCAAGTACCTCGACGCCGGCATCGCCCTGCTCGAGGCCGCGGGCGAGGCAGTCGCCCCGCCGCTCCTCAACAACCTTGGCAACGTCTACCTGGACCTGGGGCGGCACGACGAGGCGCTCGGCTGCTTCGCGCGCTCGCGCAAGTCGTTCCTGCTCGAAGGCGACCGCTTCGGTGCCGCCATCGCCCGCTCGAACGAGGGTCGCTGCCTCGCCAGGCTCGCGAGGCACGACGAGGCGACCGCGGCGCTGCGGGAGGCGCTCGCCTGGTTCACCACCCTCGACAACGAGCGCTACCGCGCCGCCACCTTGGCCAAACTGGCCGAGGTGCGCTCTGGCGCGGGGGACGCCGAGGGCGCCGAAGCCCTGTTCTCGGAGGCGTTGGCGGGTGCCGCCGAGGGGCGCGACAGCTTCGAACCAGACATCAGGGCGAGCCACGGTGAGTTCCTGATCGGCGCGGCGCGGTTCGCGGAGGCCCTCGCCGAGCTGGAGAGTGCCGCCGCCGCGTACCGGGTAGCCGGCAACGCGGTGGCGGCGACAGGGACCATGCGTTCGGCGGCGGCTGCGCTGGCGGGACTCGGGCGGCACGCCGAGGCGTACGGGAGACTCGAGGCGTACGTCGCCGAGCGGGCGCGCGACGAGGCGGAACGGAGTAGCCAGGCGCTCGCGTTGCTGGTGACGCAACTGGAGCTCGGCCTTGGCGAAACCCACGAGGTCAACGTCGTCGCCAGGCGGGCCGTAGTGGAGGCCAACCGCCGCCTCCGCGAGCAGGCGGCGCGCCTCGAGGCCCTCAGCAGCACGGACGACCTGACCGGGCTCCGCAACAGACGCTACCTGCGCGAACGCCTAGAGGAGGCGGTGGCGCGGGAGGACAGCGACGATGTCGCGGTCGTGCTGCTCGACGTGGACCACTTCAAGGCGGTCAACGACGCCTACTCGCACGTGGTGGGAGACGAGGTGCTCGCGCAGGTCGCCGCGCTCCTGAGGGGCGCGTTCCGCTCCACGGACGTGCTCGCCCGCTGGGGCGGCGAGGAGTTCATGGTGCTCGCGCCGGGCTCCGGCAAGGCGGCCGCCGCTGCGGCCGCCGACGGGGCGCGGCGGCTCGTGGCCGGTCACGACTGGGCCGCGTGCGCGCCGGGACTGCGCGTCACGCTCAGCG
- a CDS encoding FAD-dependent oxidoreductase: MSLPTAKTSPLWWDLVPTAPTRPPLAGDADVDVAIVGAGFTGLWTAYYLKLLEPSTDVLVMERAHVGFGASGRNGGWCHPEYPLGLATLAHRHGRDPALRFQRAALDAVEEVGRVCRREGIDCHYHLGGRFIAARTPLQAKRARADVAEHHALGLGEEELRFLDAAEARSLSGMARVTGGTFMPRAAALHPALLVHGLARACERLGVRLVEATGATDVAAGKVSFAGAAGPGTVTARSVLRATEGYTRDLPGEGRTLIPLYSLMIATEPLDAATLSEVGLAQRELFADYGHMVIYGQRTADGRVALGGRGAPYHFGSGISARFDVDDVVHGHLARLLVDLFPALGGARITHRWGGPLGVPRDWRPSVSYDPATGMGHAGGYVGDGVALSNLAGRTLAELALGRRSERTDLPWVQHEWRRWEPEPLRFLGVNAGLWLTRSADREEARTGRPSARAKLGNWLRGKRA; this comes from the coding sequence ATGTCGTTGCCCACAGCCAAGACCTCCCCGCTCTGGTGGGACCTCGTGCCCACCGCCCCTACCCGGCCGCCCCTCGCGGGCGACGCCGACGTCGACGTGGCCATCGTCGGCGCCGGCTTCACGGGCCTCTGGACCGCCTACTACCTCAAGCTCCTGGAGCCGTCCACCGACGTGCTGGTGATGGAGCGCGCGCACGTCGGCTTCGGCGCCTCCGGGCGCAACGGCGGTTGGTGTCACCCGGAGTACCCGCTCGGCCTCGCCACCCTGGCGCACCGCCACGGTCGCGACCCGGCGTTGCGCTTCCAGCGGGCGGCCCTCGACGCCGTCGAGGAGGTGGGCCGCGTCTGCCGCCGCGAAGGCATCGACTGTCACTACCACCTCGGCGGCCGCTTCATCGCCGCTCGCACGCCGCTGCAAGCGAAGCGCGCCCGCGCAGACGTCGCCGAACACCACGCCCTCGGCCTCGGCGAGGAGGAGCTGCGTTTCCTGGACGCCGCCGAGGCGCGGTCGCTCAGCGGCATGGCGCGGGTGACGGGCGGCACCTTCATGCCCCGAGCCGCGGCGCTGCACCCGGCGCTGCTCGTCCACGGCCTGGCGCGCGCCTGCGAGCGGCTTGGCGTCAGGTTGGTCGAGGCGACCGGCGCCACGGACGTGGCCGCCGGCAAGGTCAGCTTCGCCGGAGCGGCCGGTCCAGGCACCGTCACGGCGCGCAGCGTCCTGCGCGCCACCGAAGGCTACACGCGCGACCTGCCCGGCGAGGGGCGCACGCTCATCCCGCTCTACTCCCTCATGATCGCGACCGAGCCGCTGGACGCCGCCACGCTGAGCGAGGTGGGACTCGCGCAGCGCGAGCTGTTCGCCGACTACGGCCACATGGTCATCTACGGCCAGCGCACGGCCGACGGGCGCGTCGCCCTGGGGGGCCGCGGAGCTCCCTACCACTTCGGTTCGGGCATCAGCGCCCGCTTCGACGTCGACGACGTGGTGCACGGCCACCTGGCGCGGCTGCTGGTCGACCTGTTCCCGGCGCTTGGCGGGGCGCGGATCACCCACAGGTGGGGCGGCCCGCTCGGCGTCCCGCGCGACTGGCGCCCGAGCGTCTCCTACGACCCCGCCACCGGCATGGGGCACGCCGGCGGCTACGTCGGCGACGGGGTCGCGCTCTCCAACCTGGCGGGGCGGACGTTGGCGGAACTCGCCCTCGGGCGGAGGAGCGAGCGCACGGACCTGCCGTGGGTGCAGCACGAGTGGCGCCGCTGGGAGCCGGAGCCGCTACGGTTCTTGGGCGTGAACGCCGGCCTCTGGCTCACCCGCTCGGCGGACCGGGAGGAGGCGCGCACGGGGCGGCCGAGCGCGCGCGCCAAGCTCGGCAACTGGCTCAGGGGCAAGCGCGCCTGA
- a CDS encoding Zn-dependent hydrolase — protein MSTLDPKRTVRELKDLRALTGDENGAWRVAWTDTWLKAREFMREKTDALGLETHWDAAGNVWSTLPGESSVELLIGGHIDSVPGGGWLDGCLNVLAGLEVVRRIKDEYGGRPPVTVRLVDWADEEGARFGRSLLGSSAAGGTLVPDEERHRKDADGVLLVDALKRCGVDLDRMNDAHAELASAGAYLELHIEQGPVLLDLDLPLGVVLGTFGVERHGIHFRGQAAHSGSTPMNRRRDAFLAAGKMSQEIYRITDDLGGVCTIGSCVTRPGIVTSVVAECDITLDQRHLDREALTAMYRRAVAASERFAAEGNVEVAWSNIWGIDPMPFHPELLKMADEAVREASGTSHHLPSGPLHDAAEVARAGVPTVMLFVQSLHGISHNKIEDTREEHLEMSVVALDRLASKTMAWLGR, from the coding sequence GTGAGCACCCTCGACCCGAAACGGACCGTCCGAGAACTCAAGGACCTGCGCGCCCTCACGGGCGACGAGAACGGCGCCTGGCGCGTGGCGTGGACCGACACGTGGCTGAAGGCGCGCGAGTTCATGCGCGAGAAGACCGACGCCCTCGGCCTCGAGACGCATTGGGACGCCGCCGGCAACGTCTGGTCGACCCTGCCGGGGGAGTCGAGCGTCGAGTTGCTCATAGGCGGCCACATCGACAGCGTGCCCGGCGGGGGGTGGCTCGACGGCTGCCTCAACGTTCTGGCCGGCCTGGAGGTCGTGAGGCGCATCAAGGACGAGTACGGCGGCAGGCCCCCAGTGACGGTGCGCCTGGTCGACTGGGCCGACGAGGAGGGGGCGCGCTTCGGCCGCAGCCTCCTCGGGTCGAGCGCGGCGGGGGGCACGCTCGTGCCCGACGAGGAGCGACACCGCAAGGACGCCGACGGCGTGCTGCTGGTGGACGCCCTGAAGCGGTGCGGGGTCGACCTGGACCGCATGAACGACGCCCACGCCGAGCTCGCCTCCGCGGGCGCCTACCTCGAGCTGCACATCGAGCAGGGCCCCGTCCTCCTCGACCTGGACCTGCCGCTCGGCGTCGTGCTGGGGACCTTCGGCGTGGAGCGCCACGGCATCCACTTCCGCGGCCAGGCGGCGCACTCGGGTTCCACGCCCATGAACCGGCGCCGTGACGCCTTCCTCGCGGCGGGGAAGATGAGCCAGGAGATCTACCGCATCACCGACGACCTGGGCGGCGTATGCACCATCGGCTCGTGCGTGACCCGGCCGGGCATCGTCACGTCGGTGGTGGCGGAGTGCGACATCACCCTCGACCAGCGCCACCTCGACCGCGAGGCGCTCACGGCCATGTACCGCCGCGCCGTGGCGGCCAGCGAGCGGTTCGCCGCCGAGGGGAACGTGGAGGTGGCGTGGAGCAACATCTGGGGCATCGACCCCATGCCGTTCCACCCCGAGCTACTGAAGATGGCGGACGAGGCCGTCCGCGAGGCGTCCGGCACGTCGCACCACCTGCCGAGCGGCCCGCTCCATGACGCCGCCGAGGTGGCGCGCGCCGGCGTCCCGACCGTGATGCTGTTCGTTCAGAGCCTGCACGGCATCTCCCACAACAAGATCGAGGACACGAGGGAGGAGCACCTCGAGATGTCGGTGGTGGCGCTCGACCGCCTCGCCAGCAAGACAATGGCCTGGCTCGGGCGGTGA
- a CDS encoding phosphotransferase, with the protein MSNDEGRPPKRPPERPRGRRGRGGGAADRAEHAGEGEPGFGTAVRARELPAKAEVRRARRKPRAKRTVAELVGAVAGGEQAFKDQDLRRLRAGGWFDELHGLVKGGKEATVYLVTRGDTRLAAKVYADLEARSFRSDAPYWEGLEFEDERLARVLKRRSRAGKRAKVALWVMREYSNLWRLHRAGVRVPVPALPAEPSAWAAAGAVVLMEFVGVGDDPAPRLADLRLERAEAQAAFEQAAAAMVDLTRLGLVHGDLSTYNLLWHEGRVVIIDVPQLMDLRSGPFARELLERDLTTLAATFGALGADVDPADLRRRVEAALPVLP; encoded by the coding sequence GTGAGTAACGACGAGGGCCGGCCGCCCAAGCGGCCGCCCGAGCGGCCGCGAGGCCGGCGCGGGCGCGGAGGCGGTGCCGCCGACCGGGCCGAGCACGCCGGCGAGGGCGAACCGGGCTTCGGCACGGCCGTGAGGGCGCGCGAACTGCCCGCCAAGGCCGAGGTGCGCCGGGCACGGCGCAAGCCGCGCGCCAAGCGCACGGTCGCCGAGCTGGTCGGCGCCGTCGCCGGCGGCGAGCAGGCGTTCAAGGACCAGGACCTGCGGCGGCTCCGCGCCGGCGGTTGGTTCGACGAACTTCACGGGCTCGTCAAGGGGGGCAAGGAGGCGACCGTCTACCTCGTGACGCGGGGCGACACGCGCCTGGCGGCCAAGGTCTACGCCGACCTCGAGGCGCGCTCGTTCCGGAGCGACGCGCCCTACTGGGAGGGCCTCGAGTTCGAGGACGAACGACTGGCGCGCGTGCTCAAGCGCCGGTCGCGAGCCGGCAAGCGGGCCAAGGTGGCGCTCTGGGTGATGCGCGAGTACTCCAACCTGTGGCGGTTGCACCGGGCCGGCGTGCGCGTGCCGGTGCCGGCGCTGCCGGCCGAGCCGAGCGCCTGGGCGGCGGCGGGCGCGGTGGTGCTGATGGAGTTCGTGGGGGTCGGTGACGACCCGGCGCCCCGCCTTGCCGACCTGCGCCTCGAGCGGGCGGAGGCGCAGGCGGCCTTCGAGCAGGCCGCCGCCGCCATGGTCGACCTGACCCGGCTCGGGCTCGTGCACGGCGACCTCTCCACCTACAACCTCCTGTGGCACGAGGGTCGGGTCGTGATCATCGACGTGCCACAGCTCATGGACCTGCGCTCGGGCCCCTTCGCGCGCGAGCTGCTCGAGCGCGACCTCACGACCCTCGCGGCGACGTTCGGCGCGTTGGGCGCGGACGTCGACCCGGCCGACCTGCGCCGCCGGGTCGAGGCGGCGCTCCCGGTCCTGCCGTAG
- a CDS encoding ABC transporter permease, whose product MALFILRRLAALLPVLLGVTLVVFAMLWLAPGDPLLALVGESAQGMSKSALEELRRAHGLDRGPLVQYLGYIADLARGDLGVSVRSGQPVSQEVLSRFPATLLLAGSAMLVAVALGLTLGVLAAVYRRSVVDHLAVLLALLGVSVPVFWSGLLLMLLFALDLGWLPASGYGTWKHLVLPALAVGFSSAAFIARITRASMIETLRQDYVRTATAKGLGKSAVRLRHALRNALLPVVTVVGLQFGGLLGGAVLTETVFAWPGIGRMLVDAIGARDLPLVQGSVLFIAVMFILMNLLVDVSYAVLNPKVRYE is encoded by the coding sequence GTGGCACTCTTCATCCTGCGGCGCCTTGCGGCGCTGCTGCCCGTTCTACTCGGCGTGACCCTCGTGGTCTTCGCCATGCTGTGGCTGGCTCCCGGCGACCCGCTGCTGGCGCTCGTCGGCGAGTCCGCGCAGGGCATGAGCAAGAGCGCCCTCGAGGAGCTCAGGCGCGCCCACGGTCTGGACCGCGGGCCGCTCGTGCAGTACCTCGGTTACATCGCGGACCTGGCGCGGGGCGACCTGGGCGTCTCCGTCCGCAGCGGCCAGCCGGTCAGTCAGGAGGTCCTGAGCCGCTTCCCCGCCACGCTGCTGCTGGCGGGAAGCGCCATGCTCGTCGCCGTGGCGCTCGGCCTCACCCTCGGCGTGCTGGCCGCCGTCTACAGGCGCAGCGTCGTCGACCACCTCGCCGTCCTGCTGGCCCTGCTGGGCGTGTCAGTGCCCGTGTTCTGGTCGGGCCTGCTGCTGATGCTCCTGTTCGCCCTCGACCTGGGCTGGTTGCCCGCCTCCGGCTACGGCACCTGGAAGCACCTGGTGCTGCCGGCGCTGGCCGTCGGTTTCTCGTCGGCGGCGTTCATCGCCCGGATCACGCGCGCCAGCATGATCGAGACGCTCAGGCAGGACTACGTGCGCACCGCCACGGCGAAGGGACTCGGCAAGAGCGCCGTGCGCCTAAGGCACGCGCTGCGCAACGCCCTGCTGCCGGTCGTGACCGTGGTGGGGCTGCAGTTCGGCGGCCTCCTCGGCGGCGCGGTCCTGACCGAGACGGTCTTCGCCTGGCCCGGCATCGGCCGCATGCTGGTGGACGCCATCGGCGCGCGCGACCTGCCGCTCGTGCAGGGGAGCGTGCTCTTCATCGCCGTCATGTTCATCCTGATGAACCTCCTCGTCGACGTCTCCTACGCCGTCCTCAACCCCAAGGTGCGCTATGAGTGA
- a CDS encoding ABC transporter permease: MSEAVMRPRRLRSPAVRRFLRNRAATVGLVLTVLLILVAVFAPLLAPYAPDFQNLRARLRPPSTAHPFGTDEFGRDVLSRVLHGARVSLLTGLVPVLVAAGLGSTLGLLAGFYRGTLDAILMRVMDILLAFPSLLLALAVVGALGPGLENAVIAVAIVGIPSYARIVRSVVIATREEEFVTAAQALGARDPRLLLKHVLPTAMGALSVQATLGIGFAILSMAGLSFLGLGVQPPTADWGEMLTRGRRYLPGAPWLLLYPGAAISLTVLAFNLLGDGLRDALDPRD, translated from the coding sequence ATGAGTGAGGCCGTCATGCGACCGCGGCGCCTGCGCTCGCCGGCGGTGCGCCGCTTCCTGCGCAACCGCGCCGCCACCGTTGGCCTCGTGCTCACCGTGCTCCTCATCCTGGTCGCCGTCTTCGCGCCCCTGCTCGCCCCCTACGCGCCCGACTTCCAGAACCTCCGCGCCCGCCTCCGGCCGCCCTCCACGGCGCACCCGTTCGGTACCGACGAGTTCGGTCGCGACGTGCTCAGCCGCGTGCTTCACGGCGCCCGCGTCTCGCTCCTGACGGGCCTCGTGCCCGTGCTGGTCGCGGCCGGCCTCGGCAGCACCCTCGGCCTGCTGGCCGGCTTCTACCGCGGGACCCTCGACGCCATCCTCATGCGCGTCATGGACATCTTGCTGGCGTTCCCGTCGCTGCTCCTCGCGCTCGCCGTGGTGGGAGCGCTCGGACCGGGCCTCGAGAACGCCGTCATCGCGGTCGCCATCGTCGGCATCCCGTCGTACGCGCGCATCGTTCGCAGCGTCGTCATCGCCACGCGCGAGGAGGAGTTCGTCACGGCGGCACAGGCGCTGGGAGCGCGCGACCCGCGGCTGCTGCTCAAGCACGTGCTGCCCACCGCCATGGGCGCGCTCAGCGTCCAGGCGACCCTCGGGATCGGCTTCGCCATACTCTCCATGGCCGGCCTGTCGTTCCTCGGACTCGGCGTGCAACCGCCCACGGCCGACTGGGGCGAGATGCTCACGCGCGGCCGCCGCTACCTGCCGGGCGCCCCCTGGCTCCTGCTCTACCCCGGCGCCGCCATCTCCCTCACGGTGCTCGCCTTCAACCTGCTCGGCGACGGCCTTCGCGACGCGCTCGACCCGCGCGACTGA
- a CDS encoding membrane dipeptidase produces MIPVFDGHNDTLLLHAQDPDRDFFARHDDGHVDLVRAREGGLVGGFFAVWTPSPDLPPAYAGLGDDRGLPFPPGGAVDPARARAHADRCLAQLLAWHEDPAGRFRLVRTALELEEAIRDGVMAGIAHFEGAEAIGPDLAALDVYHAAGLRSLGPVWSRPNLFGFGVPFVFPSGPDLGPGLTPHGRALVRRCNELGIMLDLSHITERGFWDVAELSTHPLVATHSNAHAICPSPRNLTDEQLAAVAASDGVVGLNFNTGFLDPEGRRDTTLPLDVMVRHVDHLVDRLGVSRVALGSDFDGATMPDGVKDASQLQNLMAALAAAGYDDDSLRAIGHGNWLRVLKLTWGE; encoded by the coding sequence ATGATCCCCGTGTTCGACGGCCACAACGACACGCTCTTACTGCACGCCCAGGACCCCGACCGCGACTTCTTCGCCCGCCACGACGACGGCCACGTCGACCTCGTGCGGGCCCGCGAGGGGGGCCTGGTGGGCGGCTTCTTCGCGGTCTGGACCCCGTCTCCCGATCTCCCGCCGGCATACGCGGGCCTCGGCGACGACCGCGGCCTGCCCTTCCCACCCGGCGGCGCCGTCGACCCCGCCCGGGCCCGCGCTCACGCCGACCGCTGCCTGGCGCAGCTCCTCGCCTGGCACGAGGACCCGGCGGGGCGCTTCCGCCTGGTGCGCACGGCCCTGGAACTGGAGGAGGCCATCCGCGACGGCGTCATGGCCGGCATCGCGCACTTCGAGGGGGCCGAGGCCATCGGGCCCGACCTGGCCGCGCTCGACGTCTACCACGCCGCCGGTCTGCGCTCGCTCGGACCCGTCTGGAGCCGGCCGAACCTGTTCGGGTTCGGGGTGCCCTTCGTGTTCCCGAGCGGCCCCGACCTCGGCCCTGGCCTCACCCCGCACGGCCGCGCCCTCGTGCGGCGCTGCAACGAGCTGGGCATCATGCTAGACCTGTCTCACATCACCGAACGCGGCTTCTGGGACGTGGCCGAGCTTTCCACCCACCCGCTCGTGGCCACCCACTCCAACGCCCACGCCATCTGCCCGTCGCCCCGCAACCTCACCGACGAGCAGCTCGCGGCCGTGGCGGCCTCCGACGGCGTCGTGGGGCTCAACTTCAACACGGGCTTCCTCGACCCGGAGGGGCGCCGCGACACGACGCTGCCACTTGACGTGATGGTGCGCCACGTCGACCACCTCGTCGACAGGCTGGGCGTGAGTCGCGTGGCGCTGGGGTCGGACTTCGACGGGGCGACCATGCCGGACGGCGTGAAGGACGCCTCGCAGCTCCAGAACCTGATGGCCGCCCTGGCCGCGGCGGGTTACGACGACGACAGCCTGCGCGCCATCGGGCATGGCAACTGGCTGCGGGTGCTGAAGCTCACCTGGGGCGAGTGA
- a CDS encoding MFS transporter — MLLAIYLPATLLAICDGLLIPTLPVFAERFGAGLAAVGLVLAAEGLGTLLADVPAGHLVNDMRPRAAMLLGVGVVAAAALGSALAPSLGWLFAARFASGVGMSVWNVSRHALLAAATSRGNRGRTMGVFGGLTRLGSFVGPAMGGGLAAFYGLRAPFLLYAAVGAATLALLALVVLPPTLRTPPARRTPAGRRAAGRGSPEGSAERRAVLASARRDLINAGGAQLLGQSVRAGRRVLVPLYATQVLGLDVGVAGLIVSVSSLADMSLFYVAGMIMDRFGRKHAIVPSFLLQAAGMALVPLAGGAYGLAGAALVMGVGNGISAGTMMTLGADLAPAGAVAAFLGRWRLVGDAGFVAGPLVVGVVADLLGLGPSALAIGAVGVGAAGWFAFGVPETLRRHAATLTRPR, encoded by the coding sequence ATGCTCCTGGCCATCTACCTGCCCGCCACGCTCCTCGCCATCTGCGACGGCCTGCTGATCCCGACCCTGCCCGTCTTCGCCGAGCGGTTCGGAGCCGGCCTGGCGGCGGTCGGCCTCGTCCTCGCCGCCGAGGGGCTCGGCACGCTCCTCGCCGACGTGCCCGCCGGTCACCTGGTCAACGACATGCGCCCAAGGGCCGCCATGCTGCTCGGCGTGGGGGTGGTGGCCGCCGCCGCACTCGGCAGCGCCCTGGCCCCGAGCCTTGGCTGGCTGTTCGCGGCCCGCTTCGCCTCCGGCGTGGGCATGTCCGTCTGGAACGTCTCCCGCCACGCCCTCCTGGCCGCCGCCACCTCGCGGGGCAACCGGGGCCGCACGATGGGGGTGTTCGGCGGGCTCACGCGCCTCGGCTCGTTCGTCGGGCCCGCCATGGGCGGCGGGCTCGCTGCCTTCTACGGCCTCAGGGCGCCGTTCCTCCTCTACGCCGCCGTGGGCGCCGCGACGCTCGCGCTGCTGGCCCTCGTCGTCCTGCCGCCGACCCTGCGGACGCCGCCGGCCCGGCGGACGCCGGCCGGCCGGCGAGCGGCCGGTCGCGGCTCGCCGGAGGGTAGCGCCGAACGCCGCGCGGTGCTGGCCTCGGCGCGGCGCGACCTCATCAACGCCGGTGGGGCGCAGCTCCTGGGGCAGTCCGTGCGCGCCGGCAGGCGGGTGCTCGTGCCCCTCTACGCCACGCAGGTCCTCGGGCTCGACGTGGGCGTGGCGGGACTCATCGTGAGCGTCTCCAGCCTGGCCGACATGTCGCTCTTCTACGTCGCGGGGATGATCATGGACCGCTTCGGCCGCAAGCACGCCATCGTGCCCTCGTTCCTCCTGCAGGCAGCCGGCATGGCGTTGGTGCCCCTGGCGGGTGGCGCGTACGGGCTGGCGGGGGCCGCCCTCGTCATGGGCGTCGGCAACGGCATCAGCGCCGGCACGATGATGACGCTTGGCGCCGACCTCGCGCCAGCGGGGGCGGTCGCCGCCTTCCTCGGGCGCTGGCGGCTGGTCGGGGACGCCGGCTTCGTGGCTGGCCCGCTCGTGGTGGGCGTGGTCGCGGACCTGCTGGGGCTCGGCCCGTCGGCGCTGGCGATCGGCGCGGTGGGGGTGGGGGCGGCCGGCTGGTTCGCGTTCGGGGTGCCCGAGACGTTGCGGCGCCACGCCGCCACGCTCACTCGCCCCAGGTGA
- a CDS encoding glycosyltransferase: MRLVWVSETFLPKVDGVVTRLTATLGALERLGHEVLVLAPPGAPGRHGRHRVLAAPGLPFPWYPEHRVALPAARLARTVSEFAPDVVHVINPIFFGAWGAVLARRRRYPLVASFHTDPKVVADLGLGLVRRPLEVLDREVHNLAHLNLCTSPQMMSLARGLGVRRVRLWRKAVDTERFHPRHRSAAMRARLSGDAPDAPLVVYIGRVSREKRVDVLADAALALAPEGVRFAVVGDGPALGELRARLAGTATVFTGFLAGDELAAAYASGDVFAFPSTSETLGFAALEAMAAGVPVVAAAAGGLPHVVEHESSGLLVAPGDVAALTGAVRRLLGDAELRARLAAAGRCEAERWTWDAATADLVRRYRQARRVAGLARAARRRR, translated from the coding sequence CTGCGGCTGGTGTGGGTGAGCGAGACCTTCCTACCCAAGGTCGACGGCGTAGTCACCCGCCTCACCGCCACCCTTGGAGCGCTGGAGCGGCTGGGTCACGAGGTGCTGGTGCTGGCGCCGCCGGGCGCGCCCGGACGACACGGTCGGCACCGGGTGCTGGCCGCGCCCGGTCTTCCGTTCCCGTGGTACCCGGAGCACCGCGTCGCCCTACCGGCCGCCCGGTTGGCGCGGACGGTGAGCGAGTTCGCGCCCGACGTGGTGCACGTGATCAACCCCATCTTCTTCGGCGCCTGGGGGGCCGTCCTGGCGCGGCGGCGCCGCTACCCGCTGGTGGCTAGCTTCCACACCGACCCGAAGGTCGTCGCCGACCTGGGCCTCGGTCTGGTGCGCCGGCCGCTCGAGGTCCTGGACCGCGAGGTGCACAACCTGGCGCACCTCAACCTGTGCACGAGCCCGCAGATGATGAGCCTGGCGCGGGGGCTGGGCGTCAGGCGCGTGAGGTTGTGGCGGAAGGCGGTCGACACGGAGCGGTTCCACCCCCGTCACCGCAGCGCGGCCATGCGGGCGCGCCTGAGCGGCGACGCGCCGGACGCCCCGCTCGTCGTCTACATCGGCCGGGTGTCGCGCGAGAAGCGGGTCGACGTGCTGGCCGACGCCGCGTTGGCGCTTGCCCCGGAGGGGGTGCGCTTCGCCGTGGTGGGCGACGGCCCGGCGTTGGGGGAGTTGCGGGCCCGCCTGGCGGGCACGGCGACGGTGTTCACCGGGTTCCTCGCGGGCGACGAGCTGGCGGCGGCCTACGCCAGCGGCGACGTGTTCGCCTTCCCGTCCACCTCGGAGACGCTGGGCTTCGCGGCCCTCGAGGCCATGGCCGCCGGCGTGCCGGTGGTGGCCGCCGCCGCGGGCGGCCTACCCCACGTCGTCGAGCATGAGAGTAGCGGGCTCCTCGTCGCGCCAGGCGACGTGGCCGCGCTGACGGGCGCCGTGCGGCGCCTGCTGGGCGACGCCGAGCTCCGCGCGCGCCTCGCCGCTGCCGGTCGCTGCGAGGCGGAGCGCTGGACGTGGGACGCGGCCACAGCGGACCTGGTCAGGCGCTACCGCCAGGCGCGCCGCGTGGCCGGCCTGGCGCGCGCCGCCCGCCGCCGCCGGTAG